Proteins co-encoded in one Bacillus paramycoides genomic window:
- a CDS encoding peptidase E, translating to MKLAVIGGGDLQDSNHSPINERLIKLTNKQYPNVLFIPTASHDDENYIKLFLDTFEKQLHCEVQILRTIIDTPSNYEIDEMIQSADLIYLGGGNYIHMLTEWKEHKLDEKLLYALQQGTLIAGCSAGAMCWFTSSIRSDYEGSGYIESNGWGIVNKRFCPHYNQLNRMNAFHSFLQNHQGNIEGIALEDNCALYITEESFEIIGEPEKAWEFYMSDNKLIRQHFDITLKSYL from the coding sequence ATGAAATTAGCTGTCATTGGTGGCGGTGATTTACAAGATTCAAATCACTCGCCTATTAATGAGCGACTTATAAAATTAACAAATAAACAGTATCCAAACGTATTATTCATTCCTACAGCTAGTCATGATGATGAAAACTATATAAAATTATTTTTAGACACGTTTGAAAAGCAATTACACTGTGAAGTACAAATTTTACGCACTATAATCGATACACCTTCTAACTATGAAATAGACGAAATGATTCAATCAGCTGATTTAATTTATCTCGGTGGCGGGAACTATATTCACATGCTTACAGAATGGAAAGAACATAAACTAGATGAGAAATTATTATATGCTTTGCAGCAAGGAACGCTCATTGCAGGGTGTAGCGCTGGTGCTATGTGCTGGTTCACTTCTAGCATTCGATCAGATTATGAAGGCTCTGGTTATATAGAGAGCAACGGCTGGGGGATTGTGAACAAAAGATTTTGTCCACATTATAATCAATTAAATAGAATGAATGCCTTCCATTCCTTTTTACAAAATCATCAAGGTAATATAGAAGGAATTGCACTAGAGGATAATTGTGCTCTATATATTACAGAAGAATCTTTTGAAATTATCGGTGAACCTGAAAAAGCGTGGGAGTTTTATATGAGTGATAACAAACTCATTAGACAACATTTTGATATTACTTTAAAAAGCTATTTATAA
- a CDS encoding BlaI/MecI/CopY family transcriptional regulator: MFTQNYKLNEQGLNHFFGPLEAKIMEIVWSTDGITIKEVQQKLSEESPVNFNTVMTVMNRLVEKLHLEKQTVKRSGIYRAVQTKEEFLSNQTKKMTQELMGEFGDLVVNHMLDELEQVDPTLIKKLEDKLNQLKKEDQ; encoded by the coding sequence ATGTTTACTCAAAACTATAAGTTAAATGAGCAAGGGTTAAACCATTTCTTTGGACCGCTTGAAGCAAAGATTATGGAGATTGTTTGGTCTACTGACGGTATTACGATTAAAGAAGTGCAGCAAAAACTAAGTGAAGAATCACCTGTGAATTTTAATACTGTAATGACAGTTATGAACAGGTTAGTAGAGAAATTACACTTAGAAAAACAGACTGTGAAAAGAAGTGGCATATATCGCGCTGTACAAACAAAAGAAGAATTCTTATCCAATCAAACGAAGAAAATGACACAGGAATTGATGGGGGAATTTGGAGATTTAGTTGTAAATCATATGCTAGATGAGTTAGAACAGGTTGATCCGACTTTAATAAAAAAATTAGAAGACAAATTGAATCAGTTAAAAAAAGAGGATCAATGA
- a CDS encoding DUF3942 family protein produces MDFRFEFAAKVKEYLDDEKDEKIIKDGHRDIIFHYLYALEAEIGVVKNPNFTFFTSGRRSHIVLENVEFKTEVNVKSNIIEITKIVDNVVIPLDTIVAKDRELFALGRNEKFSVQILEQYLFETFGEKLGLQ; encoded by the coding sequence TTGGATTTTCGATTTGAGTTTGCAGCGAAGGTGAAAGAATACTTAGATGATGAGAAGGATGAAAAAATAATAAAAGATGGACATAGAGATATAATTTTTCACTACTTATATGCGTTAGAAGCTGAAATTGGCGTTGTTAAAAATCCTAACTTTACTTTTTTTACATCAGGAAGACGTTCACATATCGTATTAGAAAATGTTGAATTTAAAACAGAGGTAAATGTAAAAAGTAACATCATTGAAATTACAAAAATAGTGGATAATGTCGTTATTCCGTTAGATACGATCGTAGCAAAAGATCGGGAATTATTTGCACTAGGGCGTAATGAGAAGTTTAGTGTGCAAATATTAGAGCAGTATCTGTTTGAAACATTTGGAGAGAAGTTAGGTTTACAGTGA
- a CDS encoding MATE family efflux transporter, translating into MKPPIDNNKEGAESHKLESESKPIWKSMSMFLVPLLLSNVLQSVGQLFGMVVVGRWLGVNDLAAISAFFPLFFLLVSFVIGIGSGSSILIGQAFGAKNEDRLKAIVGTTLTFTFIIGVVLAIIGSIFAMDIMRLMGTPENIIDISVHYARILFISMPVLFLYFAYTTFMRGTGDSKTPFYFLIVSTALNMILLPILIFGWLGAPKLDVYGAAYASVISTVITFIVMLVYLKKKNHPLQLDSTVRKYLRMDWGLLKLLLRLGIPASINMILVSLSEIAVIAFVNRYGSDATAAYGVVNQVASYVQMPAVSLGITVSIFAAQSIGANQFDRLQKVVKAGIIMNYVIGGVLISLIYLFSRDILALFLTSQTTIEIAHSLVMITLWSYLIFGHAQIISATMRASGTVLWPTVIGVVSIWLVEVPVAYYLSYHTSLGIEGIWIGYPAAFIVSLILQYAYYKLSWQKKRITRLVS; encoded by the coding sequence TTGAAACCACCTATAGATAACAATAAAGAAGGTGCGGAGTCACATAAGTTAGAAAGTGAGAGTAAACCGATATGGAAATCGATGTCCATGTTTTTAGTACCGTTACTATTAAGTAATGTATTACAATCCGTTGGACAATTATTCGGTATGGTCGTAGTAGGAAGATGGCTTGGAGTTAATGATTTAGCGGCCATATCAGCATTCTTCCCGCTATTTTTCTTACTCGTTTCATTTGTAATTGGTATTGGTTCAGGTAGTTCGATTTTAATTGGTCAGGCGTTTGGAGCTAAAAACGAAGATCGTTTAAAAGCTATCGTTGGTACGACACTGACATTTACCTTTATTATTGGAGTTGTGTTGGCGATAATAGGTAGTATTTTTGCGATGGACATTATGCGCCTTATGGGAACGCCAGAAAATATTATTGATATAAGTGTTCATTATGCGCGTATTTTATTTATATCGATGCCAGTCTTATTTTTATATTTTGCATACACAACGTTTATGAGAGGTACAGGAGATTCTAAAACGCCATTTTACTTTTTAATTGTAAGTACAGCGCTAAATATGATCTTATTACCAATTCTTATTTTTGGATGGTTAGGAGCTCCGAAATTAGATGTGTATGGAGCAGCCTATGCTTCTGTTATTTCTACAGTTATTACGTTTATTGTCATGTTAGTGTATTTAAAGAAAAAAAATCACCCACTACAATTAGATAGTACAGTAAGGAAATATCTTCGAATGGATTGGGGTTTATTAAAGCTATTACTACGACTCGGTATTCCAGCGAGTATTAATATGATATTAGTTTCATTATCAGAAATTGCGGTAATCGCGTTTGTAAATCGTTACGGTTCGGATGCAACAGCAGCTTATGGCGTTGTGAACCAAGTTGCAAGTTATGTACAAATGCCAGCTGTTAGTCTTGGTATTACAGTTTCCATTTTTGCTGCACAATCAATTGGTGCAAACCAATTTGATCGATTGCAGAAAGTTGTGAAGGCCGGAATTATTATGAACTACGTCATCGGTGGTGTGCTAATATCTCTTATTTACTTATTCTCAAGAGACATTCTAGCACTATTTTTAACGAGTCAAACTACAATTGAAATTGCTCATAGCCTAGTTATGATCACATTATGGAGTTATTTAATTTTCGGTCATGCGCAAATTATTAGTGCGACAATGCGAGCAAGCGGTACAGTATTATGGCCAACTGTTATTGGCGTCGTATCAATTTGGCTTGTTGAAGTACCTGTAGCGTATTACCTTTCTTACCATACAAGTCTTGGCATAGAAGGGATATGGATTGGATACCCAGCAGCATTTATTGTCAGCTTAATTTTACAGTATGCATATTATAAGCTTTCATGGCAGAAGAAACGAATTACACGATTAGTGAGTTAA
- a CDS encoding PH domain-containing protein, protein MKFKAKKNPFHVIFITLFITIFLVSLFFQNESSIFFTLMMLLNIVNLSSFYLSHYNVTESSLIVKHGFILRTEIPFEDIRHIKYSGKKLHSKKWTRQQLEIHYNLFDSVTAFVPQEEEKFMSLLKENCPHMKVLNMPANK, encoded by the coding sequence TTGAAATTCAAAGCGAAAAAGAATCCATTTCACGTCATTTTTATTACATTATTTATCACTATTTTTCTCGTTTCGCTATTCTTCCAAAATGAAAGTTCTATTTTTTTCACTCTTATGATGCTATTAAATATCGTAAATCTTTCTTCATTCTATCTCTCCCACTACAACGTAACGGAATCATCTCTTATCGTAAAACATGGTTTCATATTGCGTACTGAAATTCCATTTGAAGATATTCGCCACATTAAATACTCTGGTAAAAAACTTCATTCAAAGAAATGGACTAGACAGCAATTAGAAATCCATTACAATTTATTTGACTCAGTAACAGCTTTTGTACCCCAAGAAGAAGAAAAGTTCATGTCACTCTTAAAAGAAAACTGTCCACATATGAAAGTATTGAATATGCCTGCTAACAAATAA
- the fumC gene encoding class II fumarate hydratase — translation MEYRIERDTLGEIKVPADKLWAAQTQRSKENFPIGTEQMPLEIVKAFAILKKSAALTNQKLGKLSEEKAEAIVAAADEVIAGKWNEHFPLVVWQTGSGTQSNMNVNEVIANRGNQILKEKGSDVHIHPNDDVNMSQSSNDTFPTVLHVACVIAVENHLLPAITKLKETLAEKVTAFEHIIKIGRTHLQDATPLTLGQEISGWHRMLEKTERMIAESNTYMKELAIGGTAVGTGINAHPKFGEMVSEEISQFTGKQFISAPNKFHALTSHDEVVYTHGALKALAADLMKIANDVRWLASGPRSGLGEIIIPANEPGSSIMPGKVNPTQSEALTMVVAQVMGNDATIGFAASQGNFELNVFKPVIAYNFLQSAHLLADAIVSFNDNCAVGIEADEEVIKENVNRSLMLVTALNPHIGYENAAKIAKHAHKEGLTLKEAALQSGLLTEEQFDEIVNPKKMIAPKE, via the coding sequence ATGGAGTACAGAATTGAAAGAGATACATTAGGAGAAATTAAAGTTCCAGCTGATAAATTATGGGCAGCACAAACACAACGCAGTAAAGAAAACTTCCCGATTGGAACAGAGCAAATGCCGCTTGAAATTGTAAAAGCATTTGCCATTTTAAAGAAAAGTGCAGCACTTACCAATCAAAAGTTAGGAAAGCTATCAGAAGAAAAAGCAGAAGCAATTGTAGCAGCAGCTGACGAAGTAATCGCAGGGAAATGGAATGAACATTTTCCACTTGTCGTATGGCAAACTGGTAGCGGTACTCAGTCAAACATGAATGTGAATGAAGTAATTGCGAACCGTGGGAATCAAATTTTGAAAGAGAAGGGATCTGACGTACATATTCATCCGAATGATGATGTGAACATGTCTCAAAGTTCAAATGATACTTTTCCAACGGTGCTTCATGTAGCATGTGTAATCGCAGTAGAAAATCACTTATTACCAGCAATTACGAAATTAAAAGAAACGCTAGCAGAAAAAGTAACTGCATTTGAACATATTATAAAAATTGGTCGTACACACTTACAAGATGCAACACCGTTAACATTAGGACAAGAAATTAGCGGATGGCACCGTATGCTTGAAAAAACAGAGCGTATGATTGCTGAGAGCAATACATATATGAAAGAGCTTGCAATTGGTGGTACTGCAGTTGGAACAGGTATTAATGCTCATCCTAAATTTGGTGAGATGGTTTCAGAGGAAATTAGCCAATTTACAGGTAAGCAATTTATTTCTGCACCAAATAAGTTCCATGCATTAACGAGCCATGATGAAGTTGTATATACGCATGGCGCGTTAAAAGCATTAGCAGCTGATTTAATGAAAATCGCTAACGATGTGCGCTGGCTAGCAAGTGGTCCACGTAGTGGGCTAGGAGAAATTATTATTCCAGCAAATGAGCCAGGAAGCTCTATTATGCCAGGTAAAGTAAATCCAACACAAAGTGAAGCGTTAACGATGGTTGTAGCGCAAGTAATGGGAAATGACGCAACAATCGGATTTGCAGCGAGCCAAGGTAATTTTGAGTTAAATGTATTTAAACCTGTTATTGCATATAACTTCTTACAATCTGCTCATCTATTAGCAGATGCAATTGTTTCATTTAATGATAATTGTGCAGTTGGTATTGAAGCAGATGAAGAAGTAATTAAAGAGAATGTGAATCGTTCCTTAATGCTTGTTACAGCATTAAACCCGCATATCGGATATGAAAATGCAGCGAAAATTGCGAAGCATGCCCATAAAGAAGGGTTAACGCTAAAAGAAGCAGCACTGCAATCTGGACTACTAACAGAAGAACAATTCGATGAAATTGTCAATCCGAAAAAAATGATTGCTCCGAAAGAATAA
- a CDS encoding DUF2087 domain-containing protein produces MSDISEKFWDASVEELKKGYVFDEETEEYICLACGETFIKGVIYQDNQVLYEAEKFVQLHVQNEHTSMFDYLLNLDKKYTGLTDLQKKMVQFFHMGLNDKEIVKEMDGGSTSTIRNHRFTLREKMKQAKVFLALMELSEEKAKVQTKFVPIHRTATMVDDRYNITEEENDEVLKAHFTKGLDGPLSKFPKKQKRKLIILRHLVTKFDSNKKYTEKEVNTIIVSVYPDFVTLRRYLIEYGFLDRTDDGSQYWVKL; encoded by the coding sequence ATGAGTGATATTTCAGAGAAGTTTTGGGATGCGTCGGTAGAGGAATTGAAAAAAGGGTATGTGTTTGATGAGGAAACGGAAGAGTATATTTGTTTAGCTTGTGGAGAAACGTTTATTAAGGGTGTAATTTATCAAGATAATCAAGTTTTGTATGAAGCAGAGAAGTTTGTACAATTGCATGTGCAAAATGAACATACATCTATGTTTGATTATTTATTAAACCTTGATAAGAAGTACACTGGTTTAACTGATTTGCAAAAGAAAATGGTTCAGTTTTTCCATATGGGGCTGAATGATAAAGAGATTGTAAAAGAGATGGATGGCGGAAGTACTTCAACCATTCGAAATCATCGATTTACACTTCGAGAGAAAATGAAGCAAGCGAAAGTGTTTTTAGCGTTAATGGAACTGTCAGAAGAAAAAGCAAAAGTACAAACGAAATTTGTACCGATTCATAGAACAGCAACGATGGTAGATGATCGTTACAATATTACAGAGGAAGAAAATGATGAAGTATTAAAAGCACATTTTACAAAAGGATTAGATGGACCGCTTTCTAAATTTCCGAAAAAGCAAAAGCGTAAGTTAATTATATTACGCCATTTAGTGACGAAGTTTGATAGTAATAAAAAGTACACTGAAAAAGAAGTAAATACTATCATAGTAAGCGTATACCCGGATTTTGTAACTTTAAGAAGATATTTAATCGAATACGGTTTTTTAGATAGAACAGATGATGGAAGTCAATATTGGGTGAAGTTATAA